attaaaccactggtgtcttgaattaatttcattctgcctttatgtgctttttggagcttcaaagttttggtcactattcacttgcattactgtattgtacagtatgtAAGGACCTAAAAAGCTgagatattataaaaaaaatattaatttgtgtacttcagaataaaaaaagtcatatcTAGGATGGTATGAGAgagagtaaacgatgagagaattttaatttatggctGAACTCTTCCATTTAAAGTGCCTCATGTGGAAGTACATTTAACCACTGTGTGGTGCTGAATATCTGTGGAAGTGTTCTGTAGATATGTTGCTTGCtgataaaaacatgattttaaaatgtttttaaataagagCAAACATTTCCCAATCTGAAAATTTagaccaaaaattaaaaacaaaacaaggtaACATATCTCTCTTCATCTCTATCATTTGACATTTGGGAGACAGTCTGTCTGTTAATTGTCTCTCCCAGAGTCTCTAAGGTCTATTGATATGATTATGAAACAACCttattaatgataattaaattcCATTATCAAATCTGATACAGCATATTTTGAAGGACCACAAACAAACAGAGGTCTGTTTACTTTTTTCTTCCTCTCCCTGGCTGTCATAATTAGTGTTAACAAACATGATCATTAATACACAATTTAGGTATATTTAGTACTTGCAAATCAGCAGCTATATACATGAGAGAATGAAAACTCTCAGCCTTTGATCCTCTCCTTCACATATTCCTTAAAGTGATGCTGAAACGCTTCACTCTGTAGGACCCAGATGGGAATGGCCTGCACGATCCAACCCTAGAGGTGAATGAGGTCACAGTCATTCAGCCACACTGCTGTACCACAATACATGCATTACTGTGTCATCAAAACATTtctgattaaatacgattattaAAGAATTGATCGTTACAATGTATAACATTTGAGGTCAGTACCAGTATGGTATGAGTGATGCTACCACAAGTTTGGTCACCAGCCTTCAGATACTTTAGTGAGCTTCTCACAAACTCCTCAGCTGTGAATGTGACCATGTCTGGATTCTGGTATCCTGTCATTGATGTCGAAACTCCGAATGGAGCTACTGTCTGAGAAGAAAAGCTATCTGGACTGAGGACGTTAATATGCATTCAGTGAAAATGTAACTAGTCCTTATTGGGAGATTACAAACAAAGACAAATAAATTAAGTTAACTTACAGCTTCAAATTACAGTGACTTGTTTACAATATCAAGTTGACCCAGTGTGCTGCATTAAAAAACTTGTCATGTCAtagtttatgttttgtgaagaacaaaataaaaagcatttattCACATTACAGCATTGCATTGTACCTGAATGATTATCCCCTTGGATTTATATTCAGCTTGAAGACCCTGTGAAAATCTTTCGCCAAAAACctgtatgtaaaaaataaaaacaatctgttTTTATTCAGTCATACATTTGTGCTTCATCTGTGCCCTCATGACTTACTTTTATTATCAACAGGATACTGaacttattttatatatttaactgtttagtgtgtatatatatatatatatatttaaccattacattttaatgaattatATAGAAAAAATGTATCTAACATTACCTGAAATGCTACATTTTTCCTAAAATACTTAATGTATTGTCTGTGAAAATGCAGAATTAGATTTGTCCCTCACTTTCTATTTAACAGCAGTATCCTGTGACAGGTGGAAACATCCACCTGGGTCTTCAATTTCTGTTGTGGTTATTACATTGGTACTTTGGGCCTGAGgtggaaaaatataatttcttaaaagTTCAGCAACGTCAGAGCTGTAGCTTTGTGGGTAACCTGAGTTCAAGTCACGACTCGAGGCCCTTTCCTGATCCCCTTCTTCTTCCCAGTCATTCTtccccctgtctctctctccactttACTACccaataaaggcaaaaaaaaaaaaaaaaaaaatatatataccatatatatttatatatatcaagcccgtaaccatgtcttgaacattgggggggaccaaaccattttgggggtggggggtcgcgggtgttgaggtcacaaataataatggtcctctttggtccttcaaaatagtaaaggctctggatgcaataattttctgaataaagactttaaatgtgataaaggcccaaaattgtataatattttgttttaaaagataaaaaaagttcacacagaagttcacacagtacaagactacCACTGTGTCTGTATTGCTAACAATTTGCCTGttttagtcatcttttctttcttttttgtgctgtatcaaagaaaagacaaatataatttgaatttcttttcatcactgatgtatctttAAAaggacatgactgtgtcagctggctagcaatagaaaatacacaaaattatttaccgcaatcaagttgtccctcatagttctgctctactttgtgttatagatcattttctaagacaatatcaactgaattttctaaaaaggtacTTCATTAGAttgccagataaccacattcattcaattctttTACAATAttcacacattcgctctttgtcttaagcctgatatgctgaaaatggCTCCATTTATGTTTTCactttcacaattatgaatgacatactaATTGCGAACTGTacgtgacattttttaaataaaaaatggcaatatatatatatatatatatatatatatatatatatatatatatatatatacatatacatatatatatacacgttcaGCAACAACCTCAGGCATAAATACTGTAGTACCGTTTCCAGAGAACAAATCTCtggttttattttctgttgaCAAAAGGCCATtaatatgatatacagtatatcacaataTGTTTGTTAACCAAACATATTATTATTTCAACAGTAGTGATGTTAGCTGATTACCCGAAAGACAAAGTGATAGGGGACATTATGGCTCTGAAATAACTATTTTTAGTCACAATACAAGATACACTGATTTAATtagataaaatgtttatttagattATTACCTGAGCTCTTGCAAACATAGAGAAATTGTGGAAGCTGTTTACTTTTTATGAATATCTTCCTTATGATacaattttcttaagaaaagcaGATACGAATACCAGCAGCATTGAGCAGACATAAGATTAGACTAAGATCATTAAGTCACACTAATGTAGAAATGCAGTCTTGTAAAATGTTATTTAGACATTCAGAAAAAGACAGATAGAACTAATTGACTTTCAACAAAATGGTTTATTCTTAACTAAATTTACCTTAGATGCTGCATACAAGGTATATATGGGGCACGGTATTTTGGCTATCCCAGAGGACACATTCAGAATGACTCCCCTTCCTCTACGGAAATACATATAATCAGTTATATTTAACATACGTTCAAGATGATGTGATCTTGAAATTGCAGAAAACTATTAACAGAAAGTTTAGAGCAAACAATACAAAAGAAAGAGCCAAACTTTTCCTGCATTCCTGGTAGCACAATTCTGCACATCTAAATAAGAAAGAAAACACTGTGTTAGTCACTTCCATGAGCACGATGACCTTAATGG
This sequence is a window from Myxocyprinus asiaticus isolate MX2 ecotype Aquarium Trade chromosome 33, UBuf_Myxa_2, whole genome shotgun sequence. Protein-coding genes within it:
- the LOC127424342 gene encoding 17-beta-hydroxysteroid dehydrogenase type 3-like isoform X2 gives rise to the protein MKESHSHLGWHEVVTGGSDGIGRAYAQELSKHGMNVVIISRNQGKLDRAARKIELTTGGEVKTIAADFSKDDIYGHIKENIEGLDIGILVNNVGILPNQIPCKLLETADLEERIHAVINCNVKAMVKMCRIVLPGMQEKGRGVILNVSSGIAKIPCPIYTLYAASKVFGERFSQGLQAEYKSKGIIIQTVAPFGVSTSMTGYQNPDMVTFTAEEFVRSSLKYLKAGDQTCGSITHTILGWIVQAIPIWVLQSEAFQHHFKEYVKERIKG